In a single window of the Prinia subflava isolate CZ2003 ecotype Zambia chromosome 3, Cam_Psub_1.2, whole genome shotgun sequence genome:
- the CDX2 gene encoding homeobox protein CDX-2, producing MYVSYLLEKDGPMYPGPVRHSGGLNLAAQNFVGAPQYADYGGYHVNLDGAQSPGPAWPAPYAAPLRDDWGTYGQGAPPAAGAVHGLSGGSSAAPMAYSPADYHHHHHPHAHHHGGPAPHCSAGVMQPLNAASAAASAAPEPLSPGGQRRGLCEWVRKPAQPPLSSQVKTRTKDKYRVVYTDHQRLELEKEFHYSRYITIRRKAELASNLGLSERQVKIWFQNRRAKERKINKKKLQQAQPGGAEPLSPSASLHGPAAGAASAGLGPGAPQ from the exons ATGTACGTGAGCTACCTCCTGGAGAAGGACGGGCCCATGTACCCCGGCCCGGTGCGGCACTCGGGGGGGCTTAACCTGGCGGCGCAGAACTTCGTCGGCGCCCCGCAGTACGCGGACTACGGCGGCTACCATGTGAACCTCGACGGCGCCCAGTCCCCGGGGCCGGCCTGGCCCGCGCCCTACGCCGCCCCGCTCCGCGACGACTGGGGCACCTATGGCCAAGGggcgccgccggccgccggcgCCGTCCACGGCCTCAGCGGGGGCTCCTCCGCCGCCCCTATGGCCTACAGCCCCGCCGactaccaccaccaccaccacccgCACGCCCACCACCacggcggccccgcgccccaCTGCTCGGCCGGGGTCATGCAGCCCCTCAAcgccgccagcgccgccgccagcgccgccCCCGAGCCGCTCTCCCCCGGTGGGCAGCGCCGCGGCCTCTGCGAGTGGGTGAGGAAGCCGGCGCAGCCCCCGCTCAGCAGCCAGG TTAAAACCAGGACGAAAGACAAGTACCGCGTCGTGTACACCGACCACCAGcggctggagctggagaaggagttTCACTACAGCCGCTACATCACCATCAGGAGAAAAGCGGAGCTGGCCTCCAACCTGGGGCTGTCGGAGAGGCAG GTGAAAATCTGGTTCCAGAACAGGCGGGCGAAGGAGAGGAAGATCAACaagaagaagctgcagcaggcGCAGCCCGGCGGCGCggagcccctcagccccagcgCCTCCTTGCACGGtcccgcggcgggggcggcctCGGCCGGGCTGGGCCCCGGCGCCCCGCAGTGA